One part of the Salmo salar chromosome ssa10, Ssal_v3.1, whole genome shotgun sequence genome encodes these proteins:
- the LOC106613595 gene encoding hippocampus abundant transcript 1 protein yields MTQSKKKKRANRSLLLAKKIIIKDGGTAQGFGAPSVYHAVIVIFLEFFAWGLLTAPTLVVLHETFPKHTFLMNGLIQGVKGLLSFLSAPLIGALSDVWGRKSFLLLTVFFTCAPIPLMKISPWWYFAVISVSGVFAVTFSVVFAYVADITQEHERSMAYGLVSATFAASLVTSPAIGAYLGRVYGDGLVVVLASAIAMLDICFILVAVPESLPEKMRPASWGAPISWEQADPFASLRKVGQDSTVLLICITVFLSYLPEAGQYSSFFLYLRQIMGFSPENVAAFIAVLGLLSIIAQTVVLSLLMRSIGNKNTILLGLGFQILQLAWYGFGSEPWMMWAAGAVAAMSSITFPAISALVSRTAEPDQQGVGQGMVTGIRGLCNGLGPALYGFIFYIFHVELDAPPDGSQDTPVHTQPHLQHLPQTSIIPGPPFLFGACSVLLALLVALFIPEHPHLGPRPGSWKKHSSPHGHPHSPQPPGEAKEPLLQDTNV; encoded by the exons ATGACACAGAGCAAAAAGAAGAAACGGGCGAATCGCAGTCTCCTGCTGGCGAAAAAAATTATTATCAAGGATGGAGGAACG GCACAAGGTTTCGGAGCTCCCAGCGTGTACCATGCTGTAATTGTCATCTTTTTGGAATTTTTTGCCTGGGGCCTGCTTACAGCGCCCACTTTGGTG GTCCTACATGAGACGTTTCCGAAGCATACGTTTCTGATGAATGGCTTGATCCAGGGGGTAAAG GGCCTGCTGTCTTTCCTGAGTGCTCCGCTGATTGGTGCCCTGTCTGATGTGTGGGGTCGGAAGTCTTTTCTCCTGCTCACCGTTTTCTTCACCTGCGCTCCCATTCCACTGATGAAGATAAGCCCGTG GTGGTACTTTGCAGTTATCTCGGTGTCTGGTGTGTTCGCTGTTACATTCTCTGTGGTCTTTGCCTATGTGGCTGACATCACGCAGGAGCATGAGCGCAGCATGGCCTATGGACTG GTGTCGGCCACCTTTGCTGCTAGCCTGGTGACGAGCCCGGCCATTGGCGCCTACTTGGGCCGTGTGTACGGGGACGGCCTGGTGGTGGTGCTGGCCTCGGCCATCGCTATGCTGGACATCTGCTTTATCCTGGTGGCCGTGCCTGAGTCTCTGCCTGAGAAGATGAGGCCAGCGTCCTGGGGGGCTCCCATCTCCTGGGAACAAGCCGACCCCTTTGCT TCTCTAAGGAAAGTGGGCCAGGATTCCACTGTTCTGCTCATCTGTATAACAGTGTTCCTGTCCTACCTCCCCGAGGCTGGCCAGTACTCCAGCTTCTTCCTCTACTTACGACAG ATTATGGGATTTTCACCTGAAAATGTTGCAGCTTTCATAGCTGTTCTAGGACTGCTTTCAATCATTGCACAG ACTGTAGTATTGAGTTTACTCATGCGTTCCATCGGGAATAAAAACACCATCTTGCTCGGCCTCGGGTTCCAGATACTGCAGCTCGCCTGGTATGGGTTTGGCTCCGAGCCATG GATGATGTGGGCAGCAGGGGCTGTAGCAGCCATGTCAAGCATCACTTTCCCAGCAATCAGTGCGTTGGTTTCCCGCACCGCTGAGCCAGACCAACAAG GGGTGGGCCAGGGGATGGTGACGGGGATCCGGGGTCTGTGTAACGGCCTGGGGCCGGCGCTCTACGGCTTCATCTTCTACATCTTCCACGTGGAGCTGGATGCGCCCCCAGACGGCAGCCAGGACACTCCGGTCCACACTCAACCCCACCTTCAGCACCTCCCACAG ACGTCCATCATTCCTGGCCCACCCTTTCTCTTCGGAGCATGCTCAGTGCTGCTAGCACTCTTGGTGGCCCTCTTCATACCAGAGCACCCCCACCTGGGCCCCCGGCCTGGCAGCTGGAAGAAGCACAGCTCGCCCCACGGGCACCCCCACAGCCCGCAGCCGCCCGGGGAGGCCAAAGAGCCCCTACTGCAGGACACAAATGTGTAA